The Quercus lobata isolate SW786 chromosome 4, ValleyOak3.0 Primary Assembly, whole genome shotgun sequence genome segment CATGCATTAGGCCCTTACCGGCCCCCTGTTTAACTTGGTTGACGGCCTTAGGgccctcagccatcaagcccacGATGGGCTCCATTGACACCTTTGGCTGCTTGTGTGGACGGTCGGACTTTGGTGGCTGCTTCCTCTTGCCCGATGACCCCGGCACACTGGGAACAACGATctcacccgtcttcttttgctcgacggctaGAGATTTTATCATGGCTCTTCTCTtggcgtcgtccatttctgcaatacaggacggatgatgatgttctctcaaaagtaaaatttcaatttcaagggTAAAAGTAGACGGActcacgtttgtgtattctttcgtcgtaAGCAATGGCCTCACGGGtaggttctggaccgtcacaataccagtgtaTTGTCTTTGGATTCACTAACTTGGCCCAGGTCCTTTCGTCCGGCTTAGCTTTTCTACAAACCTTTTCAAGGAAACTAAATTCCTCGAGGCTAACCTGCGGGCGCCCTCTACCTGCAAAGAGAGACGGTCAAAATACGCACATAATAGAGGACGGGTGTATAAAAAAGGAACAAGCAAGACGGGTGCATACGCGCTTGGTTTATTATCCCCCAAGTTGTATCGACGGGCATGTACTCCGTCTCtcctggacggttcatccacctgtcaccctccaggaagaaatagcgactcttccagtctctatttgagtctggggtctcaaagatGACCTTCAACAAGGGACTTCGACTAGCAAAACGGTACAACCCCCTTGATCTATCAATCTCATCTGGacggtaacagtgaagaaattcacggacCGTCAGTCTCCTTTCTCCATTCGACATTGCGCCATAAagaatctccattgctatgaagaccctccaggcgtttggAGAAATCTGGGTGACGGACAGTCCCAGGTAATGCAAGAGTTCCCTATGGagtgtagagagcgggaaccgaagtccaGCCTTCAACACCTGCTCGTACACTCCAACACCTTCTACTCCGTCATAATAACATCTCTCCGACACGTAGGGAAGACGGATCGGGATGTAGTCTGGTATCTGAAAATTTGTTCTAAAGGTACTGAAATGTCTCTCCCGgatgacggatgtgaacctatgcactgtccactctggtaacatgatgaactgccttagtccatcagcacctacgACGGACTCCAGTGCTTGATTCCCGTCAGGACCCTCCATCTCAATTTTCTCCACATCCTCACTTGTTGAGGACGAAGAGGAtgcagacggactcctatcttcgcctggactatcttggtctttatgaccggacgggtatacattctcgtattccgtcccgtcacgaaccaccgattggttacttgacgcactagacatttcctacaattaatgATGAAACCTAAGACTTGACGGGTTTAAAAACATTGACGGGTATATTAAGCCTAACAATATTGCTTGGTCGAAAATGTAACttgaatatgaaattaaagtaaatacttaccacacctGACGGAGTAATGCTGACGGTTGTGGTAATTGGTGGTTACCAGTGCTCGACGGACTTCTCTGGCAAGGTTGACGGTTCTCTCTGACAGACGTTTTCTGTTTGGAAATgcgaaaatgagagattgagacgcctcatatatataggagatacacggaagacgaagcgacgcttcgatcctatacaacggccagtcagagattgacacgtggcatgctaATAAATGCTAACCTGTCTGCTCGCATCAGTAGATGGTAACCGTCGACTATATGAAACCGTCTGAAACTGCAAGATACCCGTCATCCTATCTGACGGTTAAAGATCTGAAACCGTCATACATTCTGACGGTTGTGTCCGCCTATTACTTTAAATCTTCTGTTTCACGGATCCATTCCGTCATTAAAGTACCCGTCATGCCCCTACATTaggatcgtcaccccattgatcCTTGGAACAGACGGaccattggggtgaagggggcaactgaagatggTAAGATTTAGTCTGGTGGGCctatcttaatgggcctgacggatagGTACTGTTTGGTCTGTGTAAAGCGGGACCCACGCTCCCTAAAGGCCCATCATGGACAGACATAGTAAGGGCCCATAGCCCGAAATCTCTATTGCCTGGAAAAGCCttaagatccaataagggaaatggtatcagagtcccacattggaaagatctggaggtcaagaagaaaagccacctcTCCACTGCTATAAAAGGAGTAACTTTCACGCAAATCgaggtaagattaattgaccctctctaacgcctttaaaaaataactcaagggacgaattctaacttgaccttcggagaacttttggccggcaccacaccggtgctctctaagggtTTTTCTCCCgttcgttcttgttgtgcaggttcgttgACTCGCGAGTACAGTGCGACTCATTGGTGACAATTCTCAACGTCATCAGTAACCATGAGATTCAATATATACATTGATTCATGAACTTcatcctttatttatttgtgaaattgaTGATATTAATAATAGTATTGTCCAAAATAAAACAAGGAAATCGTATTGTTAGTAAAGAAATGTCTTTGTTACAATGTTTAGCTTAGTGAAGTATAAAGTTTGAGATAATATAACAATATCAACAATTATctctaattaataaaaaaaaaaaaaaactttgcaatCTATTGGTTGATTATTTGAATTAGATTATTAGCACAACTTATCAAGGAAAAATCTCTCAAATTCTCCATATGAGCATGAATTGCTAGAAAAAAAATACGATTATAATTTATAGTACATCataagcaaaaaagaaaaaaaaaaagttaatagatACCTCAACTCCAGTGATGTTACATCATTAAAGACTTCAATCACTttaataagttatatttttctctcattatcatagttcatattttttttggggttctCGAAGCtaagtatatgtgtgtgtttgttctTATCTTaatctaattctttttttttttctttcaattttttgtgtttataattAGTTAGTAGATagaatatgaaaatataattttgtttatatcaAAGAATTTAGGATATATTCTAACtttaaagtttgagaaaattgctaaaaatttagtacaaaattagttataaataatttttaaacatttacAAGAATGTCGAATAACATCTTGATATATAATTAAGTTGAAATgcattaagaaaaaatattgtatctttactttcatttatattttgttaaaaacgAATAAACATTCGTGATTTTTTTCCTGTATAATTTAGTCTTGAATCTTTGAAAACTTCTTGTTCTTAAAtggtaattattttttcatgctTTGCtccatttataaattatgatgaTCATATAATAAAATGGCTTGGTGACTAATTAATGAGTAGATAAATGTGTTTCaaaaaaccaatatttttttaattaatttgatttaaataatattgagatttttattgtcttttaccATCCTTCCACCAAAGTGAGATCATGATGAATTGGTCATGAAGGTTTGAAAATTGCATTCTACCTGTTAAAGAGTGGAAAATTCCATATAAGTCGGTATAGGACAAGATAACGCAGCGACAATAAGCCCCCATGCATGTTCCAATCACTCAATAATACTATACCATGATGCAATATTGCAAttgaaaaatgagttttttggcTTCCAACAACATTTAGCACTTCTCATTGCATgcttaaaaaaatgttatcttTACTTGGGCTTTGGCGttggctaaatttttttattttcttctctttcatttGCCACGTGAAAGTGACCCATTACAGACTACAGAgaagtcaagttattaattcgAGTTGTATGGTTACTGGCTTATCACATCATCGTCAATTAATAATTAGTTGCTTCTTTAATAATATTAGTGATTTCAAGATTcgattttgtttgcttgtttgttttttcttttgatactTGAGTGTCGGGGAAGGTTTTGCGACAAAGGCCAAAGTTGTAAAATAAGCTCAAAACTCCCTTTGGGTTTGCTAGATTTGTTTGTTAGCGGAGAGTCAAGCTCAAAATTCACAATAAAGGCTAATGGTGTTTTGtggaaagaaaaatcaaaacaaactaaaacaCAAGAG includes the following:
- the LOC115985027 gene encoding uncharacterized protein LOC115985027, whose product is MEGPDGNQALESVVGADGLRQFIMLPEWTVHRFTSVIRERHFSTFRTNFQIPDYIPIRLPYVSERCYYDGVEGVGVYEQVLKAGLRFPLSTLHRELLHYLGLSVTQISPNAWRVFIAMEILYGAMSNGERRLTVREFLHCYRPDEIDRSRGLYRFASRSPLLKVIFETPDSNRDWKSRYFFLEGDRWMNRPGETEYMPVDTTWGIINQARRGRPQVSLEEFSFLEKVCRKAKPDERTWAKLVNPKTIHWYCDGPEPTREAIAYDERIHKQMDDAKRRAMIKSLAVEQKKTGEIVVPSVPGSSGKRKQPPKSDRPHKQPKVSMEPIVGLMAEGPKAVNQVKQGAGKGLMHAPPVSEEKPPPLLRDDSKFALEKLTSILSAEDYEDLGNHSTEAMGETGLFAVGQSLVMMKGLMDRCLNREAALERVRSKLGKTEEELSQLHKWKFTMEQKFELSENTRKELEQKTEEAGKVLKSRADEVKDLKKKLRHAKDDAVSEYRNSESLLKELGGSFLQGFDDALRQIKKTYPDLDVSMITLTDQDQTSALPVASENTEDLFGEEAAQGDGESAPPNEVAVADPKKAE